The DNA region TTCAACTTGGAGTTGGCGATACTGTCATTGTAAAAATTCAACTATTAAATGAAGCCGGAGAGGTTCACAAAATGCCGTTCATTCTGTTTGCCCGCGGCGCCGCTGCTCGGAGGTCTGTTGAAATTCTGCCGAGGCGTGTCAAAGGCGGCAGCGTTGACGCCAAGGTCATTGCGCATCGTCCGGGTACTTTTAAAGTCAATGCGAGAACGGTTACGATAAAAAGAGAAAATCGTATGAGAGGCGAAATACCGGTTGATGTGGCGTTCCCGGCGCTGGAAAAGATCACTTTTGTTAATCCGCCCGATCATATTTATACCGGAACTGCCATTGTAATTGAAACGCAAGTCTGGGATAAGGCCGGTCTTGAGCGCAAAGGGCTCGATGTTCGAATGACAATCAGCAATCCGCAGAAAGTTTCTATTGACGATTTTGGCAGTATAACAGCGCATAAAACCGGCTCTGTGACTTTACAGGCTGAAGTCGAAGATATTAAAGCCGAAATTAATATAAAAGTTTTGGCAAATCCGGTTGAGAAACTGGAACTTTCTGCAAATATGAAAGAAGCCCGCACCGGAGACGTTATCCAATTTAAGGCGGTTGCCAGAAATGGCTTGGGAAAAGTTATCGAAGATGCACCCGTCAGCTACTCGGTCATTGGCAAGCCGGAGCAAAAGCGTGGCACACCCGCTTCGGCTCTTATGGAACAGGACGGCAGGTTTGTCGCCGAGACGCCAGGGACTTACACGGTTATAGCTCACTCCGGTCCATTTGTTGACCGGCAGACCGTTCGCGTAAAGGCGCGGAATCTTAACACAAAGCTCGAGCTGGTTGGTCACGGCGAAGTGTTGGATGTTTACTCCTCCGACCTCTGGGTGTGGGAAGGCGCGGACGGCCGGGATTATGCCGTCACCGGAACCTGGGGTGCAAAGGGAGACACTTATTTTTGGGATGTCACTGATCCGGCCAATATGAAAACCATCGATACGGTTCGTGTGGATGCGCGCACGATTAATGACGTCAAGGTCTCGGAAGATGGCAAGATCGCCGTGATAAGCCGCGAAGGCGCTTCTAACCGAAAAAATGGCCTGGTTATTTTGGACGTTAGCAATCCGGCAGACGTCAAAATCATTTCAACATTTGATGACAAACTAACAGGCGGGGTGCACAATGTGTTTATTTATGATAAGCACGTTTATGCGGTCAACAACAGTGTTCGATATGATATTATCAATATTGAAGACCCGGCGAAACCCTACCGGGTCTCCCGGTTTGAGCTGCAAACGCCGGGACACGGGGTTCATGATGTTTGGATTGAAAATGGAATCGCTTTCTCCTCTAATTGGCAGGACGGGCTGCAACTGGTGGATATCGGCGGGGTGACTGCCGGCAGACCATTCCGGAAATTCGGTGAAACCGCCAGCCCGGAGATCAGCTCGCCGTTTATGGGGGGCGGTTCACCCACCAACCCGATTCAATTCGCAGGTTATGAATATGCCAGCGGCTGGAATCACGCAGCTTTTCCCTATTTAAATAAAGAAACTGGAAAATTTTATGTGCTTGCCGGTGATGAAGCCTTTCCTTATGGTTTGAGCGGCCCGAATAAAAAAATACCGGAAATTGCCGCCGGCTGGATTCACTTCGTGGATTTTACCGATCCGTTAAATCCCAAAGAAACGGCCCGCTACGAAGTTCCCGAATCAGGCTCCCATAACCTCTGGGTTGAGGATGATATGCTCTATGCCGCATTTTACAACGGCGGCGTGCGAGTGGTGGATGTGTCAGGAGACCTCATGGGCGATCTTTATAAACAAGGCCGAGAGATCGGCTGGTTTTTACCGATGCACCGCGATGCCAGCATTCCAAACGCACCGATGGTTTGGGGTCCTCAGCCGCACAAAGGCACGATTTTCTTCACCGACATGAACAGCGGACTCTGGGCTGTACGGATTGTTGAAAAGAAAAAAGAGGGTACAAACTGATGAAAAAATTAGCAGTTTATTTGATTTTTTCGGCCTTAATTCTTTTATGCTTTGGCGTGAATGTTGAGGCTAAGGCGAAGAAGTATTATGTTTATGTTGCTGCTGAATCTGAGGATGAAGTTGCGGTCGTTAAATTTGAAGGTAAGACCGCCTCGGTGGAAAAGCGCATTCCCGTTGGCGTCTGGCCGGTGGAGATCGAAGGGCCGCACGGCATGACCATTAGCCCGGATGGTGAGTACTGGTACCTCTCCATGGCACATGGCAAACCTTATGGTCATGTCTACAAGTTTAAGACCGGCACCGATGAAATGATTGCCCGGGTCGAACTCGATTTGTTTCCCGCGACCATGCAAATTTCCCCTGCGACTGGATTTCTCTACGTAGTGAATTTCAACCTCCACGGTGACCATGTGCCAAGCACGGTCTCTATTGTCGATCCTGAATCCATGGAAGAAGTCTATCGTGTTACAACTGGCGTTATGCCGCATGGCTCACGCCTGTCACCCGATGGCCTCAGGCATTACTCAGTGGCGATGATGACCGATGAGTTGTATGAAATTGACGCTATGTCTTTTGAAGTAAGCCGCACCTTATATTTAGCTGGAGAATCGAGTGCGAATGAGCATCACATGGCCGGTAAGGAGGCAATGCAACACGGTAAACCTAAGGCAAAACCGACCTGGGTCTACCCTCATCCGACTAAGCCGCAGGTTTATGTGGCAAACAACGGCGCAAACGAAGTCGTCGAGGTCGATCTGATCGACTGGAAAATCACCCGCAGATTTCCGACCGGGAAGGGTCCTTACAACCTTGAAGTGAGCAACGATGGTAAAATACTGGTGGTAAGTTACAAGTCGGAAGGCGCGACGGGTATCTGGGATTTGAAAAAAGGCAAGGAACTGGCTAAAATCCCTAACAGCCGCAAAGTTTCGCACGGGGTCGTCATTTCCCCAGACAGCCGTTACGCCTTTGTCTCTGTTGAAGGCAAGGGCGGTGAGCCCGGCGCGGTTGATGTGTTCGATTTAGAGAAACTCAAACATGTTGCGACCGCGGAGGTTGGTAAACAGGCGGGGGGGATTGCATTCTGGAAGATGGAAGAGTAGTGAAAATGTGTCTAAGACCAAAGACGTAATACGATGCAGGGGTATTTAAGCCAACAAAAAATACCTTCTTTCCAAGAAACTGAAACTTGTAATTATCAGAATATTGATTTTCTAAAGTTCCTCTTGTCCAAAGAAGGATACATTCAAAAATATGTTGAAAGATATACGCCGTCTGGCAATAGAAGAAAATATTCTGGTTCTCAGTATGCCAAGGTCACATATCAAGTTGCTGCAGTGGATGCAAGGGCTGTAGTTTGAGTAAGTTAGTTCACTCTTCTGTCAAGGTTTTGTGCGAATTCGCAGGTGACATGCCGTGAACCCTTGCATCACTGAGCACTGCCGCTTTAAGAGCTATATATTTTTTTGCTCAACGTTCAATATTAAATTTGTCCTGTTCTTCGGGCTCGATTTCAGGAATCTGCTTTAAAGCGTCTAGAAAATCGTTCTCATTAAAATTCTTTGAACGATCCTCAAAGAATTTCATAGTTTCGTATCGTATAATCTCACTAGAAATTGAATTGACTAATAACTGATTTATAGACAATTTTTCTTTTTTAGCAATTCTTCTAACTTTATTATGAATTGATTCCGGCAAACGAAGTTGTAGTTTAGCCATTGCGTACCTCCTGAAGAAATTTTTGTGGGGTTATAATCTTTAATTGATAAGCAGATAAGTCTCCTTTATGAAAGTCTTTAACATTATGAGTAATAAGAAAATCAGAATTATAATTCACAGCACATTCAAATACCATATTATCGTTTTCATCTTTTAGGTTAGGTCTAAGTTTGTAGTATATGGGCACCTCATCTCCGTAGAATGCGAGGGCTTTAAGAATTGAATTTTTAGCTTTTTCGGAAATTTTTAGTATACCTTCCATAAAAAGTTTTTCGATTCTGTATTCGTATTCTAAAAATAATGAAACCGAAATCCCAAATCTAAATTGATGAGTATGAACATTTTTCAAAAGCTGGTAACTTGCACCAAATTTGCTTCGAAGCGACGACTCAATTATACAAGTATCAATAACCACTCTTTTTAGTATCATATATGCAACTATACTAAATATTATTTCAAAACGCAAATTAATTTTAAGAAAGATGATAGCCGGAGATCGTTTTATTATTCCAAGACAATCAGGGTATAACTTTTAAAGGAGTTGAAATGCTTTGCCTATCTAATTGGTGCTATTATTGACGGCATTTCTTATCACTCTCAACAAACTCTACCATAAATTATTTAAACGCGATCGGTTGTAGACTAACTTTTTTAGATTTAACCACCCAAAAATGTCAAATAAAATCATTATAAAAGGCGCACGAGAGCATAATCTAAAAAATATCGATCTTGAACTTCCCCGAGACAAATTGGTGGTAATTACCGGCCTATCCGGGTCAGGTAAGTCATCGCTGGCTTTTGATACCATTTATGCAGAGGGTCAGCGCAGGTACGTAGAGTCCTTGTCTGCTTATGCCCGTCAATTTTTAGGCTTGATGGAAAAACCGGACGTTGATTATATCGAGGGATTGTCGCCGGCGATTTCGATTGAGCAGCGCAAGGCCAGCCAGAACCCCCGTTCAACCGTTGGCACAGTTACTGAAATTTACGACTACCTGCGATTGCTGTTTGCAAGGATCGGCAAACCTTACTGCTACAACTGCGGCAAACCGATCCAAAGGCAAACCGTTCAGCAGATTGTCGATACGGTGCTTGGTATGGAGCAGGATACCAAAATTCAGGTTCTGGCTCCGGTTATTCGCGGCCGAAAGGGTGAGTATCGCGAAGTTTTTGAAGGCGCGCGCCGGGATGGTTTCGTCCGCGTGCGGGTTGATGACACGGTCCATGATCTGTCAGATGAGATAAAACTGGAAAAAAACAAAAAGCACAATATTGAAATCATCGTCGACCGTCTTGTGGTTAGTTCCAAGATTGAATCCAGGTTAGCTGAGTCGCTTGAAACCGCGCTGACAATTGCCTCTGGAATCGTGCTCATCGACGTGTTGAATGGCAAGCAGAATGGCGCATCAAAAGAGCTGCTTTTCAGCGAGCACTTTGCCTGTGTTGATTGTAGCATTTCCTATGAAGAACTTGCCCCGCGCATGTTTTCTTTCAACAGTCCATATGGCGCCTGTTCATCTTGCAACGGTCTCGGTACCACCATGGAAGTTGATCCTGATTTAATTATTCCGGATGAAAAACTTTCTTTACGGCAAGGCGCCCTGTCCAAATGGGCCGTTAGTGAAGACGGCTGGTATTCAAATCAATTGCAGGCGGTTTCCCAACACTACGAAATTGATATGGATAAACCGTGGGAGGCTCTCGACGCCTCTCAAAAGAAGATTTTGCTGTTCGGTTCAAATGGCGAAGAAATTCGTTTTCAGTATGAATCAAAAAACAGAAAGACGCATGCGGAATTCACCAGCACTTACGAGGGCATTATTCCGAATTTAATGCGGCGACACAAACAAACAGAGTCGAATCACGTTCGATCCTGGATCGAGTCTTTTATGAACGTCAAATCCTGTCCGGACTGTAATGGGCAACGTTTGCGGAAAGAAGCGCTTGCGGTGCGGATTGGCGGCAAGAATATCCAACAGGTCACCGAAATGTCTATCAAGTTTGCTCACGAATACTTCGCTAAACTAAAACTCAATAAACGCGAGCAGGAAATCGCCCGGCAAATTATGAAAGAAATCCGCGATCGGCTTGGTTTTTTAGTGAATGTCGGGTTGGACTATCTGACTTTAAATCGCAGGGCAGGCACCCTTTCCGGGGGTGAGGCCCAACGTATTCGCCTGGCGACTCAGGTTGGGTCACAGCTGGTTGGCGTTCTTTACATTCTGGATGAACCCTCCATCGGCCTGCACCAACGTGACAATAAGCGGCTTCTTAATACCCTGACTAAGCTTCGTGATTTGGGAAATACAGTCCTTGTCGTTGAGCATGATCAGGAAACTATCGAAAGGGCGGACTTCGTAGTTGACCTGGGACCGGGAGCTGGGACCCACGGTGGAAATATTGTGGCAACCGGCACACCTAAAGATATTTTAGCCAATAAAAAGTCACTCACCGGGCAATACCTGGCCGGCACGAGAATGATCCCCGTCCCCAAGAAACGCCGAAAGGGCAATGAAAATTTTCTTTCATTGCAAGGAGCTGCCGGTAATAATCTTAAAAAAGTCGATGTGAAAATACCAATGGGGATTTTCAACTGCGTGACCGGTGTTTCCGGGTCAGGCAAAAGCACCCTTATAAATGAAACTCTTTATCGCATCCTGGCCAAGCATTTCTATCGCAGCAAGAAAGCGCCGCTTGAATATGGAAAAATTTCCGGACTTGAGTTTATCGACAAAGTTATTGATATTGATCAATCGCCGATTGGGCGTACCCCACGATCCAACCCGGCAACTTATACCGGACTCTTTACTTACATTCGTGATTTGCTGGCCCAGCTTCCCGAAGCCAAAATTCGTGGGTACAAACCCGGACGTTTTAGCTTTAACGTTAAAGGCGGACGCTGTCAGGCTTGCGAAGGGGATGGTCTTATCAAAATCGAGATGCACTTTCTGCCGGATGTTTACGTTAAGTGTGAAATCTGCAAGGGTAAACGCTACAACCGGGAGACTCTCGAAATCAAATACAGAGGTCAATCCGTTGCCGATATGTTGGACATGACCGTGAGCGAAGCGCTGATATTTTTTGAAAATATTCCCAAAATCAAAAGAAAGCTGCAGACGCTTTTCGACGTTGGCTTGGGCTACATTCACCTGGGCCAGCAGGCCACCACACTGTCCGGCGGCGAAGCACAACGCGTGAAGCTCTCAACCGAGCTTTCCAAAGTCAGTACCAGTCAAACCCTTTACATCTTGGATGAACCGACTACCGGGCTTCATTTTGAAGATATCAAAATGCTTCTCTCAGTCCTGAACCGGTTGGTTGACAAAGGAAACACCGTTATCGTCATTGAACACAATCTGGACGTCATTAAAACAGCCGATAATATTATCGACTTAGGCCCGGAAGGCGGCGATGGTGGTGGCCGGATTATTGCTGAAGGAACTCCAGAACAGGTGGCAAAAACCAAAGGATCGTATACCGGTGAGTTTCTAAAAAGGGAATTCTCAAAGTAAGTTCAAGAGTAGATTTATCTTTTATGCTTCTAACAATTCTCTTCTCTTTAGTTCCCATTATATTTCTCATAAGTATCTTTATTATCGGGTTTTCGTGGTACATAGCAGCGGACAGTCTTAAGCCAGTTAATCTGTCAAAAACTAAAACTCCCGGCGATCACCAATTACCATTTGAGAATTTTTCAGTTGTAAGCGACGGTTTGACTTTAAAAGGTTGGTTTATTCCGGTCCAAAATGCTTCAAAAAAATCTAAAGCGCCGCCGATTATTTTGACCCACGGTTGGGGTGGAAACTCAGAAAAGATGTTGCCGCAGGCTGAGTATCTGAATCGAGCTGGTTTCAACATAATCCTATACGACCTGCGCGGACATGGTGACAGTGATCCGGTCGAACTTACTTCCTTAAATCGCATGCTGCGAGATTTCGATAAAATTATGGAGTATGTGCTAAGCAGAGCCGAAGTAGATGAAAATGCGATTGGATTAATGGGGCACTCAATCGGAGCGGCGGCTTCAATATTAAAGGCAAGTCAAGACGAGCGGGTTAAGGCAGTGGTTAGCAGCTCAAGCTTTGCTGACTTCGACTACCTTGCAGAGCAAACTGTTCGTTCTCGCGGCCTGCGCCGTTTCCCCTTTCAATTTTTTGTAAAAATATTTTGGAGAAAGCTCGCCGGTGTTGCCCTTGAAACCATCAGTCCGGTCTACCAAATCGGAAAAATTGCAATACCGCTCTTGCTAATTCATGGAGACCAGGACGAGGTTATTTCTGCAGGAGAATTTGAGAAACTTTCCAAAAGTGCAAAAAAAGCTGAAAAATTTCTGATAAAAGGAGTAGGGCATTCCGATCTTTACCTGCACACAGAGTTTTGCAAAAAAACTACGGACTTCTTTACATCAAATTTGCTCTAAGTCAGGTGCTAAGCTTACTTTTTTGACTCTCTAATTTTTTCCTTCACCGCTTCAAACACAGAATAGAAACTGTTTGCAGCGAAAACGATCATCAACGGCTCAATTGGGATTCGATATCTGACATTCGTGTAAAAGAAGGAATATGTTAAAGCGAGGATTAGGCACGGCAGGATGAGTATTAAAGATTCCGGTAAATGTTTTCTATTCAAAAAAAGGCCGAGAATTGAAAAAATCAAAATGGGCCCAAAGGTTATTGTATTCACGATAAAAGTGAGATCTGAGCGCGAAAATTTATTTGTTTTAGTAATTCGTTGATCTTTTTCATGCAACTTCAAATTATAGTCAGGATTGGCGGATTTCATTTTTCGTGAAGGCGCTAATCTCCAAAACCGCATGAACCTTTTGTTATAGTGCCACAAAAAAGTTGCGGAATTTTTGCGTATCGATTCTATTTTATCTTTGAACTGGGTCGTTTTTTGTTTGTCGTTTTTAATGGTGCCATTTTCATAAGAAAAGATGTGGCGTTCTACCCCTTTCCTTATCGGCACAAATTCTCCATAGTAAGAATAATTTCTCAGAATCCAGGGAGTCAGCGTGAGTAAAAACGTAACCGCAATCAATAAGCTGTGATTGAGTCGAGATTTGATTTCTAACTTTGAAAAAAATAACAGCCAGACAATTACCGCAATGACAATCGTTGCTGTTGGCGCAACCGCCAGAGCCGACAGACCGAAGAACATTCCTGCCAAAATGCTTAAATAGTTTTTCCTAAAACCGCTTCAACGAAACTGTGAGATAAACACCAAGAGTAATCAGGTGCGTGCTTGGCAAGGTCGGGTAATTTAGACTCGGCAGGAAAACAAATATCGGATAAAACACAGAGAATCCCGCTGCAATGACCCCGGCCGAACGATTATAAACTGTTTTTCCTATCTAGAAAAGGACAACGCACAAAAACGCACCCAGGACTGCACCCACAAGTCGAAGAGCCAGGATATTACCCTGGCCGGTAAAAAAGAATATGCCGGCCATCCACACGCTGTAAAGCGGCGCTCTCTTGAAATCACCAAACCCCTGACCAGATAAAATTTGCACTGCGGAATCTTCGTATTCTAAAGAATCGCTGAAATAGTACCTGTTTTCGACAGTTAATAAAAACGCAACTCTCAGAAATATAGCCAGGGTGAAAACAAGAATCAGAAACTTCTTATCATCGGTGATGATATTTTTGATGATTTCTAAAAATCTCATTTGACAAGCAAGGCTTAGCAAGAAATCAAGTTTTGGGATATTTGTGGAAACATAAAATAAAATATTATACCTTCAACGCTGCTTAGGTGCTTAAAAATCTACACCATTGGGACACCTGTTTTACTTGTAGGGGCTTTCATGAAATAGTAAGTTTTCCCCATTTCGTGACGATTTAAAGGAAAGGACTGGAACAGGGATTGCAAATAAATTGTTAAAAATTTTAGTATTCGGATTCGTATAAAAGTTATAAAATTTCAAATTCAAGGATGCATAAAAGTATATAAAAATGTCAAAGCGCAAAAGTAAAATTGCTTTGTGCCTTGCCGGCGGCGGCATCAGTGGCTCAATGTATGAAGTCGGCTGCCTAAGAGCATTGGATGAATTTTTTGAAGCCCCGAATTCTATTAATGATTTTGATATTTTTGTGGGAATCAGTGCCGGTGCGGTTATCGCGCCCCTGATAGCCAACGGCTATTCACCTGACGAGATGTATAAGGGAATTTGCACAAATAGTAATTCCGGGTTGAATTTTCAGAGAAAGAATATTTATGATCTGCGCTGGTCGGAAGTTTTCAGGGCTTTTGCTCCTCTTTTTAAGCGTTTGCCGGGTTTGATTCGATACGGCTGGATCAATCGCAAACAAGCGAGTTTCATGGATCTTCTTTCTATCATGCAGGAATTTATTCCACCGGGTATTTTCTCCATGAATAACCTGGACAAACTCATGGCCGGCCTGCTCTACCCGGAAGGGAAGACCAATGATTTTCGTAATTTGAAAAAAGAGCTTTATATTCCCGCTACAGAGTTAGATACCGGGAAGCGTTGGGTTTTTGGTGAAGATGATAAAACCGTGCCTATTTCAAAAGCGGTGGCGGCTTCTGCAGCAATCCCCATTTTTTTTCGACCCGTGAGTATTAATGGACGCGATTTCATCGACGGTTCGACCGGACAGGTCTCGCATGTCGACATCGCCATCCGAAATGGCGCTAAACTCATCATTATCATCAACCCGACGGTTCCTTTCGAAAATGACAAAACGAAATTAAGCTTACCTACTTTCAACGGAAATTTGGGGAGTATCAAAGATAAAGGAATGGGGTTGATTAGCGACCAGGCGCGCCGGATCGAAACCTTAACCCGTTTTAAATTCGGATTGAAGCGATTCAGACAAGAGAACCCGAATATCGATATTGTAATTTTTCAACCGATGTCTTCAGATGAAATGTTATTTTTAACGGGCGTAATGGACTTCGAATCTCGTAAATCAATTCTAAACTACGGCTACTACTCGACTTTAGCTGAAATGAAATTAAACTTCTCGAAGTATGAGGAAATATTTAAGAAGCATGGTATTAAGTTGAAGTCGGAAATTTTGCAGAAATAGGATTTCCTTTTCTTTTATACCAACTCGATAAACTTTGTAGTCTTTGTCCCGACCATTCGGGATTTGTCAGCGAAGCAATCTCGCGATTGCAGATTGCTTCGGTATCCCGAATTCATTATTAATATTTCAAGGAAAGTCGGGACGCCTCGCAAAGACAAGGATAACAAAAAAATGGCCAGCATCGCGGACGAATACTGGCCTGTTCCCCCTAATCCCGTCAAGGGAGTGCGTCAAGGTTGTTGTAGGGATTAAGGATGCTTCTTAAGCAGTTGCACCTGCTAATCTTCTCACATTTGAAATTAAGTTTCTATTTTTGATCGGTTTATAAAGAACCTCATCAGCCCCGTGTTCCTGGATCTGGATTTGATCATTGTTGTCCATAATCATCATGACCTTGAGATCGATGTATTTTTTCTTAACTTTCCTAATGAAATCAACGCCGGTTTTTCCGTTTGACGTAAATTGATCTAATTTATAATCAAGAAGTAAAATTTCAGGTTTGGTTTTTCGGAGCAGGTACATAGCCGATTCAACGTTTTCAGCAATTTCTACTTTGTACGCATCACAAAGCGCTAAGTAGATTTGCATTTGCGTACCAAGGTCCTCATGGAGCATTACGATTTTTTTCATATAAGATGGAGTTTAGCAAAGTTGCAGTTCGAGGTGCGTGACAACAATCTATTATTATGGTCAATCAGAGGCTTTTGCGGAAGCAGAAAATAGAAAAATTTTAAATTTATTTGAAATATTTTTAGGAGAATTACAGAACACCTGAGATGTTTCGATAATTAACATTGCCAGTGTTGCAAATGAATGTTCAATTGCTTCAAAGTAGGTCAAAAATGTCCGCAGGACTTTTTTACAGACGTATTCCGGGTCTTTGTCAATTTCAGATCTGCGACCCTAATTGACCTACAAATCTGGAGTGGTGTTATGCTGCGTAGGTGTTTTTAGTCAATCGGAAAAATGATTTGGCTGAGTAGAA from candidate division KSB1 bacterium includes:
- a CDS encoding YncE family protein, with protein sequence MKKLAVYLIFSALILLCFGVNVEAKAKKYYVYVAAESEDEVAVVKFEGKTASVEKRIPVGVWPVEIEGPHGMTISPDGEYWYLSMAHGKPYGHVYKFKTGTDEMIARVELDLFPATMQISPATGFLYVVNFNLHGDHVPSTVSIVDPESMEEVYRVTTGVMPHGSRLSPDGLRHYSVAMMTDELYEIDAMSFEVSRTLYLAGESSANEHHMAGKEAMQHGKPKAKPTWVYPHPTKPQVYVANNGANEVVEVDLIDWKITRRFPTGKGPYNLEVSNDGKILVVSYKSEGATGIWDLKKGKELAKIPNSRKVSHGVVISPDSRYAFVSVEGKGGEPGAVDVFDLEKLKHVATAEVGKQAGGIAFWKMEE
- a CDS encoding toxin-antitoxin system HicB family antitoxin, with amino-acid sequence MAKLQLRLPESIHNKVRRIAKKEKLSINQLLVNSISSEIIRYETMKFFEDRSKNFNENDFLDALKQIPEIEPEEQDKFNIER
- a CDS encoding putative toxin-antitoxin system toxin component, PIN family; protein product: MRFEIIFSIVAYMILKRVVIDTCIIESSLRSKFGASYQLLKNVHTHQFRFGISVSLFLEYEYRIEKLFMEGILKISEKAKNSILKALAFYGDEVPIYYKLRPNLKDENDNMVFECAVNYNSDFLITHNVKDFHKGDLSAYQLKIITPQKFLQEVRNG
- the uvrA gene encoding excinuclease ABC subunit UvrA, which codes for MSNKIIIKGAREHNLKNIDLELPRDKLVVITGLSGSGKSSLAFDTIYAEGQRRYVESLSAYARQFLGLMEKPDVDYIEGLSPAISIEQRKASQNPRSTVGTVTEIYDYLRLLFARIGKPYCYNCGKPIQRQTVQQIVDTVLGMEQDTKIQVLAPVIRGRKGEYREVFEGARRDGFVRVRVDDTVHDLSDEIKLEKNKKHNIEIIVDRLVVSSKIESRLAESLETALTIASGIVLIDVLNGKQNGASKELLFSEHFACVDCSISYEELAPRMFSFNSPYGACSSCNGLGTTMEVDPDLIIPDEKLSLRQGALSKWAVSEDGWYSNQLQAVSQHYEIDMDKPWEALDASQKKILLFGSNGEEIRFQYESKNRKTHAEFTSTYEGIIPNLMRRHKQTESNHVRSWIESFMNVKSCPDCNGQRLRKEALAVRIGGKNIQQVTEMSIKFAHEYFAKLKLNKREQEIARQIMKEIRDRLGFLVNVGLDYLTLNRRAGTLSGGEAQRIRLATQVGSQLVGVLYILDEPSIGLHQRDNKRLLNTLTKLRDLGNTVLVVEHDQETIERADFVVDLGPGAGTHGGNIVATGTPKDILANKKSLTGQYLAGTRMIPVPKKRRKGNENFLSLQGAAGNNLKKVDVKIPMGIFNCVTGVSGSGKSTLINETLYRILAKHFYRSKKAPLEYGKISGLEFIDKVIDIDQSPIGRTPRSNPATYTGLFTYIRDLLAQLPEAKIRGYKPGRFSFNVKGGRCQACEGDGLIKIEMHFLPDVYVKCEICKGKRYNRETLEIKYRGQSVADMLDMTVSEALIFFENIPKIKRKLQTLFDVGLGYIHLGQQATTLSGGEAQRVKLSTELSKVSTSQTLYILDEPTTGLHFEDIKMLLSVLNRLVDKGNTVIVIEHNLDVIKTADNIIDLGPEGGDGGGRIIAEGTPEQVAKTKGSYTGEFLKREFSK
- a CDS encoding alpha/beta fold hydrolase → MLLTILFSLVPIIFLISIFIIGFSWYIAADSLKPVNLSKTKTPGDHQLPFENFSVVSDGLTLKGWFIPVQNASKKSKAPPIILTHGWGGNSEKMLPQAEYLNRAGFNIILYDLRGHGDSDPVELTSLNRMLRDFDKIMEYVLSRAEVDENAIGLMGHSIGAAASILKASQDERVKAVVSSSSFADFDYLAEQTVRSRGLRRFPFQFFVKIFWRKLAGVALETISPVYQIGKIAIPLLLIHGDQDEVISAGEFEKLSKSAKKAEKFLIKGVGHSDLYLHTEFCKKTTDFFTSNLL
- a CDS encoding patatin-like phospholipase family protein, yielding MSKRKSKIALCLAGGGISGSMYEVGCLRALDEFFEAPNSINDFDIFVGISAGAVIAPLIANGYSPDEMYKGICTNSNSGLNFQRKNIYDLRWSEVFRAFAPLFKRLPGLIRYGWINRKQASFMDLLSIMQEFIPPGIFSMNNLDKLMAGLLYPEGKTNDFRNLKKELYIPATELDTGKRWVFGEDDKTVPISKAVAASAAIPIFFRPVSINGRDFIDGSTGQVSHVDIAIRNGAKLIIIINPTVPFENDKTKLSLPTFNGNLGSIKDKGMGLISDQARRIETLTRFKFGLKRFRQENPNIDIVIFQPMSSDEMLFLTGVMDFESRKSILNYGYYSTLAEMKLNFSKYEEIFKKHGIKLKSEILQK
- a CDS encoding response regulator, with product MQIYLALCDAYKVEIAENVESAMYLLRKTKPEILLLDYKLDQFTSNGKTGVDFIRKVKKKYIDLKVMMIMDNNDQIQIQEHGADEVLYKPIKNRNLISNVRRLAGATA